One Glandiceps talaboti chromosome 2, keGlaTala1.1, whole genome shotgun sequence genomic region harbors:
- the LOC144448460 gene encoding cornifelin homolog A-like codes for MTTQVITTQPGAQSVVTTQHVTVTFQERDWTTGVFGCFEDCKSCMCGYFCFLCFQCQLATRLGEHCCVPCCVPGALTVMRTKVRTQHHIEGSIMKDCCAATYCGPCVACQMSRELDNIEKGRVTA; via the exons ACAGCCAGGTGCCCAGTCTGTAGTTACAACCCAACATGTTACT GTAACGTTCCAGGAAAGAGATTGGACTACTGGTGTATTTGGTTGCTTCGAAGATTGCAAATCAT GTATGTGCGGATATTTCTGTTTTCTCTGCTTCCAGTGTCAACTGGCGACACGTCTTGGAGAGCACTGTTGTGTGCCATGCTGCGTTCCAGGTGCACTGACTGTCATGCGTACTAAAGTACGAACTCAGCACCACATTGAG GGTTCCATCATGAAAGATTGCTGTGCAGCGACGTACTGTGGTCCATGTGTTGCATGCCAGATGTCACGTGAACTTGACAACATCGAGAAGGGTAGAGTAACTGCCTAG